One part of the Janthinobacterium sp. 17J80-10 genome encodes these proteins:
- a CDS encoding YkgJ family cysteine cluster protein produces the protein MTAYSCRNGCGACCIAPSITSPIPGMPSGKPAGVRCAQLDAQNGCRIFGDPRRPAVCASLQPSTEMCGDSPAQAMHWLTRLEAATSP, from the coding sequence ATGACTGCCTATTCCTGCCGCAACGGGTGCGGCGCCTGCTGCATCGCCCCGTCAATTACCTCGCCGATTCCGGGCATGCCGTCCGGTAAGCCGGCCGGGGTGCGCTGCGCGCAACTCGACGCGCAAAATGGATGCCGCATTTTTGGCGACCCGCGCCGCCCAGCGGTCTGCGCCAGCCTGCAGCCTTCAACTGAAATGTGTGGCGATTCGCCGGCTCAAGCCATGCACTGGCTGACGCGACTCGAAGCGGCGACTTCCCCCTGA